One Trichomycterus rosablanca isolate fTriRos1 chromosome 12, fTriRos1.hap1, whole genome shotgun sequence DNA window includes the following coding sequences:
- the rbm45 gene encoding RNA-binding protein 45 isoform X1, translated as MEDFNRPSSYLDEPPNSRLFVVTSKCITEDVIREHFSTFGEVQDILVVKDRHTKESKGVSFVKYAKSSQACTAMEEMHGKCLTEGTKPIKVFIAQSRSSGSHRDVEDEELTRIFVMIPKTFAEDDLKETFGVYGDIEYAIIIKNKTTGESKGLGYVRFHKPSQAAKAIENCEKTFRAILAEPRTKNAPADNDYFNNPRSDHGGNEPGLSAYPFGGESSSYSGGDTWNSDLITRCLMVSSRVPVTHEQIYGLFDLIPGIEYCEMQRDQYGFGKGQAMIRYNNLGSAVYAKEKLNGFEYPPGNRLSITFVDNGEDKTSPLGKMAMQLVAAQMMSMVWNGPSGAQLMKTTSGYGTPTLPQKPRIQTDISLPSHKKLAPLESTVKERLFVIFNPSPLPVDVLEDVFCRFGSLVEVYLVPGRNVGYIKYADRKHANDAMATLHGKVVNGVKLKVMLADPPKEESHKRQRTY; from the exons ATGGAGGACTTTAACAGGCCGTCGTCCTATCTGGATGAACCCCCGAATAGTCGCTTGTTTGTCGTCACCAGTAAATGTATAACCGAGGATGTTATTCGGGAGCACTTTTCTACTTTCGGGGAAGTTCAGGACATTTTGGTGGTAAAAGATCGACACACGAAGGAATCTAAAGGAGTTTCTTTTGTGAAATATGCTAAATCCTCTCAGGCATGTACCGCCATGGAGGAAATGCACGGGAAATGCTTGACTGAAGGAACCAAACccattaag GTATTCATTGCTCAATCAAGATCTTCTGGCAGTCACAGAGATGTGGAGGATGAGGAGTTAACCAGAATCTTTGTGATGATCCCAAAAACCTTCGCCGAGGACGACCTGAAAGAAACATTTGGG GTTTATGGAGATATAGAATATGCAATTATCATCAAAAATAAAACTACTGGGGAAAGTAAAGGTTTGGGCTATGTCAGGTTTCACAAACCTTCCCAGGCTGCCAAAGCAATAGAGAACTGTGAAAAAA caTTTAGAGCCATACTAGCTGAACCAAGGACAAAAAATGCACCAGCAGACAATGATTATTTTAACAACCCAAGATCAGATCATGGAGGGAATGAGCCAGGCTTAAGTGCCTACCCATTTG GTGGAGAGTCAAGTAGTTACAGTGGTGGAGACACATGGAACTCTGATCTGATCACTAGGTGCTTGATGGTGTCGTCGCGTGTACCAGTTACACACGAGCAGATTTATGGCCTGTTTGATCTAATCCCTGGCATTGAGTACTGCGAAATGCAAAGAGACCAGTATGGTTTCGGTAAAG GTCAGGCTATGATTCGATACAATAACCTGGGTTCAGCTGTGTATGCTAAGGAGAAGTTGAATGGGTTTGAGTATCCACCTGGAAACAGACTATCTATAACCTTCGTTGATAATGGAGAGGACAAGACAAG TCCACTAGGGAAAATGGCCATGCAGTTGGTTGCAGCACAAATGATGTCTATGGTGTGGAACGGGCCATCTGGAGCTCAGCTAATGAAGACCACATCT GGTTACGGAACACCAACACTCCCCCAGAAGCCTCgtatacagacagacatttcGCTTCCCTCACACAAAAAACTGGCTCCCCTTGAGAGTACGGTCAAAGAGAGGCTATTTGTCATCTTCAACCCCTCACCACTGCCAGTGGATGTACTGGAGGATGTGTTCTg CCGCTTTGGCTCACTGGTAGAGGTCTACCTAGTGCCGGGCCGGAATGTCGGATACATCAAGTATGCCGATCGAAAGCATGCAAACGACGCCATGGCCACACTGCATGGGAAAGTCGTGAATGGTGTTAAACTGAAGGTCATGCTCGCCGATCCACCTAAAGAGGAGTCCCACAAGCGCCAGAGAACTTACTAA
- the rbm45 gene encoding RNA-binding protein 45 isoform X2 yields MEDFNRPSSYLDEPPNSRLFVVTSKCITEDVIREHFSTFGEVQDILVVKDRHTKESKGVSFVKYAKSSQACTAMEEMHGKCLTEGTKPIKVFIAQSRSSGSHRDVEDEELTRIFVMIPKTFAEDDLKETFGVYGDIEYAIIIKNKTTGESKGLGYVRFHKPSQAAKAIENCEKTFRAILAEPRTKNAPADNDYFNNPRSDHGGNEPGLSAYPFGGESSSYSGGDTWNSDLITRCLMVSSRVPVTHEQIYGLFDLIPGIEYCEMQRDQYGFGQAMIRYNNLGSAVYAKEKLNGFEYPPGNRLSITFVDNGEDKTSPLGKMAMQLVAAQMMSMVWNGPSGAQLMKTTSGYGTPTLPQKPRIQTDISLPSHKKLAPLESTVKERLFVIFNPSPLPVDVLEDVFCRFGSLVEVYLVPGRNVGYIKYADRKHANDAMATLHGKVVNGVKLKVMLADPPKEESHKRQRTY; encoded by the exons ATGGAGGACTTTAACAGGCCGTCGTCCTATCTGGATGAACCCCCGAATAGTCGCTTGTTTGTCGTCACCAGTAAATGTATAACCGAGGATGTTATTCGGGAGCACTTTTCTACTTTCGGGGAAGTTCAGGACATTTTGGTGGTAAAAGATCGACACACGAAGGAATCTAAAGGAGTTTCTTTTGTGAAATATGCTAAATCCTCTCAGGCATGTACCGCCATGGAGGAAATGCACGGGAAATGCTTGACTGAAGGAACCAAACccattaag GTATTCATTGCTCAATCAAGATCTTCTGGCAGTCACAGAGATGTGGAGGATGAGGAGTTAACCAGAATCTTTGTGATGATCCCAAAAACCTTCGCCGAGGACGACCTGAAAGAAACATTTGGG GTTTATGGAGATATAGAATATGCAATTATCATCAAAAATAAAACTACTGGGGAAAGTAAAGGTTTGGGCTATGTCAGGTTTCACAAACCTTCCCAGGCTGCCAAAGCAATAGAGAACTGTGAAAAAA caTTTAGAGCCATACTAGCTGAACCAAGGACAAAAAATGCACCAGCAGACAATGATTATTTTAACAACCCAAGATCAGATCATGGAGGGAATGAGCCAGGCTTAAGTGCCTACCCATTTG GTGGAGAGTCAAGTAGTTACAGTGGTGGAGACACATGGAACTCTGATCTGATCACTAGGTGCTTGATGGTGTCGTCGCGTGTACCAGTTACACACGAGCAGATTTATGGCCTGTTTGATCTAATCCCTGGCATTGAGTACTGCGAAATGCAAAGAGACCAGTATGGTTTCG GTCAGGCTATGATTCGATACAATAACCTGGGTTCAGCTGTGTATGCTAAGGAGAAGTTGAATGGGTTTGAGTATCCACCTGGAAACAGACTATCTATAACCTTCGTTGATAATGGAGAGGACAAGACAAG TCCACTAGGGAAAATGGCCATGCAGTTGGTTGCAGCACAAATGATGTCTATGGTGTGGAACGGGCCATCTGGAGCTCAGCTAATGAAGACCACATCT GGTTACGGAACACCAACACTCCCCCAGAAGCCTCgtatacagacagacatttcGCTTCCCTCACACAAAAAACTGGCTCCCCTTGAGAGTACGGTCAAAGAGAGGCTATTTGTCATCTTCAACCCCTCACCACTGCCAGTGGATGTACTGGAGGATGTGTTCTg CCGCTTTGGCTCACTGGTAGAGGTCTACCTAGTGCCGGGCCGGAATGTCGGATACATCAAGTATGCCGATCGAAAGCATGCAAACGACGCCATGGCCACACTGCATGGGAAAGTCGTGAATGGTGTTAAACTGAAGGTCATGCTCGCCGATCCACCTAAAGAGGAGTCCCACAAGCGCCAGAGAACTTACTAA